Proteins found in one Deltaproteobacteria bacterium genomic segment:
- a CDS encoding MFS transporter, which produces MQKLLASALLSIFILGICPAPVFAQTESDTQAAIAQEAQPTEVTQAVEPATDVGAADAPVLVAKAEPAKAPTAKKNFVEKVAPIFLLLIVVGIVLSRLPQVEGVNHSAAYRKRRVFNWLPLGMTYAFLYMGRYNIKVSQHAFGDKNLLGLDLDAGACGANGANMAVDLCTPLMTNPDFAFIFMVGTWVYGCSFIINGPLTDRLGGKFAILTGAGGAAVMNLLMGLVTWYSLNGGDDAQSMRSNFRYVMAGLYGANMYFQSFGAVAIVKCNAPWFHLRERGVFGAIFGILISLGIYFAFDIGYMIIGSLPLEMVFLIPTFLLIILWVVDYFVVRNTPGEAGFEDFNLGDASTNGERLPAKQVFTMMLKNPIIITIACIEFCSGFLRQAIMQWYRTFAKQTDAVLGLKGDFVYDNWGMLLCCAGILGGVMAGVISDRVFQSRRGPVAGILYLGMLVGAVALTFMYDTPMVGGLVILMSMCVIGVHGMLSGTASMDFGGKQNVGTAVGIIDGFVYAGTGVMSLLYMFILPDDSNPMVSGNPENWISWPLSMIPISIIGFLLATRVWNAKPKAG; this is translated from the coding sequence ATGCAAAAGTTACTGGCTAGCGCCCTTCTATCGATATTTATCCTGGGCATTTGTCCAGCACCTGTATTCGCTCAAACTGAATCAGATACTCAAGCTGCGATAGCCCAAGAGGCCCAGCCTACCGAGGTAACTCAAGCAGTTGAGCCGGCTACCGACGTTGGTGCCGCCGATGCCCCTGTGCTGGTTGCCAAAGCAGAGCCCGCCAAAGCTCCCACAGCGAAGAAAAACTTCGTCGAAAAAGTCGCTCCGATATTTTTACTACTTATCGTTGTGGGAATTGTTCTCAGCCGATTACCGCAGGTTGAAGGTGTAAACCACAGCGCCGCTTACCGAAAGCGCCGTGTATTCAACTGGCTCCCTCTCGGCATGACATATGCCTTTCTCTATATGGGCCGTTACAACATCAAAGTAAGTCAACATGCCTTTGGTGACAAAAACCTTCTCGGTCTCGATCTCGATGCCGGTGCGTGTGGAGCCAACGGTGCCAATATGGCCGTTGACCTTTGTACTCCTCTCATGACCAACCCCGATTTCGCATTCATCTTTATGGTGGGAACCTGGGTCTACGGCTGCTCATTCATAATCAACGGACCGCTTACCGACCGTCTTGGTGGTAAATTTGCAATCTTAACCGGCGCAGGTGGTGCTGCCGTGATGAACCTCTTGATGGGGCTCGTAACATGGTATTCACTCAATGGCGGTGACGATGCCCAAAGCATGCGTTCCAACTTTCGCTACGTCATGGCAGGCCTTTACGGTGCCAATATGTACTTCCAAAGCTTTGGTGCGGTCGCCATCGTTAAATGCAACGCTCCATGGTTTCACCTTCGAGAGCGCGGCGTATTCGGAGCTATCTTTGGTATCTTAATCAGCTTGGGAATCTACTTCGCTTTCGACATAGGTTACATGATTATCGGCTCTTTGCCTCTCGAAATGGTTTTCCTAATCCCTACGTTCTTACTCATCATCCTCTGGGTTGTAGACTATTTTGTCGTTCGCAATACTCCCGGTGAAGCTGGCTTTGAAGACTTCAACTTAGGCGATGCCAGTACCAATGGTGAACGTCTACCAGCCAAACAAGTCTTTACCATGATGCTGAAGAACCCAATCATCATTACCATTGCTTGCATTGAGTTCTGCAGCGGCTTTCTACGGCAAGCCATCATGCAATGGTACCGAACCTTTGCAAAGCAAACCGATGCTGTACTCGGACTTAAAGGCGACTTCGTTTATGATAACTGGGGCATGCTTTTATGCTGCGCTGGCATCTTGGGCGGTGTTATGGCGGGTGTTATCTCCGACCGTGTCTTCCAGTCTCGTCGAGGTCCAGTGGCAGGTATCCTCTATCTAGGCATGCTCGTCGGCGCTGTTGCCCTCACATTTATGTACGACACACCAATGGTCGGCGGCTTGGTTATTCTGATGAGCATGTGCGTTATCGGCGTTCACGGAATGCTTTCCGGAACCGCGAGTATGGACTTTGGTGGTAAACAAAACGTGGGAACCGCAGTGGGCATCATCGATGGCTTTGTCTATGCAGGCACCGGCGTCATGAGCCTGCTCTACATGTTTATTCTTCCCGATGACAGTAACCCGATGGTATCAGGCAATCCCGAAAACTGGATCTCCTGGCCGCTCTCCATGATTCCTATCAGCATCATCGGTTTCCTTTTGGCAACTCGAGTGTGGAACGCCAAGCCAAAGGCAGGCTAA